In Halogeometricum sp. S1BR25-6, a single genomic region encodes these proteins:
- the glpA gene encoding anaerobic glycerol-3-phosphate dehydrogenase subunit GlpA translates to MTETPSVLVIGGGSTGCGIVRDLAMRGLDVTLVEKGNLTHGTTGRMHGLLHSGGRYAVSDQPSARECIEENRVLRRIATHCVEMTGGLFVQRPEDDDEYFEEKLQGCRDCGIPAEVLSGEEAREMEPYLAKDVKRAIRVPDGAIDPFRLCVANAADAIDRGARVETHAEVVDVLVENGEIVGVEVEHGEKDIGIGKGEPGTREKLYADYVVNATGAWAGQIGDMAGVDVAVRPSKGVMTIMNVRQVDTVVNRCRPKGDADIIVPHETTCILGTTDEEVEDPEDYPEEGWEVDLMIDTLSELVPMLSEARTIRSFWGVRPLYEPPGTGTVDPTDITRDFFLLDHADRDGLPGMASIVGGKLTTYRMMAEKISNHVCEKLGVEATCRTAEEPLPGSSDFSVLREWMDEFGIRSPVGRRSAQRLGSRTDDVLGGWDGPNPVVCDCEAVTRAEIHDAIDHSGTDLNAVRIRTRSSMGNCQGAFCCHRMANELIHDHDELVVRDSLDELYQERWKGERHALWGEQLSQAMLKHMLHATTMNRDGDPAASDSAVDFAAFDVGASPSAAAGGTTGDDPDRAATDGGREGENADS, encoded by the coding sequence ATGACCGAAACGCCGAGCGTCCTCGTCATCGGCGGCGGGTCGACCGGGTGCGGCATCGTGCGCGACCTCGCGATGCGCGGACTCGACGTCACCCTCGTCGAAAAGGGGAACTTAACACACGGGACGACGGGCCGGATGCACGGCCTACTCCACAGCGGCGGGCGGTACGCGGTCTCGGACCAACCGTCCGCGCGGGAGTGCATCGAGGAGAACCGCGTCCTGCGGAGAATCGCCACCCACTGCGTGGAGATGACGGGCGGTCTGTTCGTCCAGCGACCGGAGGACGACGACGAGTACTTCGAAGAGAAGTTGCAGGGCTGTCGCGACTGCGGCATCCCCGCGGAGGTGCTCTCGGGCGAGGAGGCCCGCGAGATGGAACCGTACCTCGCGAAGGACGTCAAGCGGGCCATTCGCGTGCCCGACGGCGCCATCGACCCGTTCCGCCTCTGCGTCGCCAACGCCGCCGACGCCATCGACCGCGGCGCGCGCGTCGAGACGCACGCCGAAGTCGTCGACGTCCTCGTCGAGAACGGCGAGATAGTCGGCGTCGAGGTCGAACACGGCGAGAAGGACATCGGCATCGGGAAGGGCGAACCGGGTACCCGAGAGAAACTGTACGCCGACTACGTCGTGAACGCGACGGGCGCGTGGGCCGGTCAGATCGGCGATATGGCCGGCGTCGACGTCGCCGTCCGCCCCTCGAAAGGCGTCATGACCATCATGAACGTCCGGCAGGTCGACACGGTAGTGAACCGCTGTCGGCCCAAGGGGGACGCCGACATCATCGTCCCGCACGAGACCACCTGCATCCTCGGCACGACCGACGAGGAGGTCGAGGACCCCGAGGATTACCCCGAGGAGGGCTGGGAGGTCGACCTGATGATAGACACGCTCTCCGAACTCGTTCCGATGCTCTCGGAGGCGCGGACCATCCGCTCGTTCTGGGGCGTCCGCCCGCTCTACGAACCGCCGGGAACCGGCACGGTCGACCCGACGGACATCACGCGCGATTTCTTCCTCCTCGACCACGCCGACCGGGACGGCCTGCCGGGCATGGCCTCCATCGTCGGCGGGAAACTGACCACCTACCGCATGATGGCCGAGAAGATATCGAACCACGTCTGCGAGAAACTCGGCGTCGAGGCGACGTGCCGGACGGCCGAAGAGCCGCTTCCGGGGTCGTCTGACTTCTCCGTCCTCCGCGAGTGGATGGATGAGTTCGGCATTCGCTCGCCCGTCGGTCGCCGGAGCGCGCAGCGACTCGGGTCGCGCACCGACGACGTCCTCGGAGGGTGGGACGGCCCGAACCCGGTCGTCTGCGACTGCGAGGCGGTCACCCGCGCGGAGATTCACGACGCCATCGACCACTCCGGCACCGACCTCAACGCCGTCCGCATCCGCACTCGCTCCTCGATGGGCAACTGTCAGGGCGCGTTCTGCTGTCACCGGATGGCGAACGAACTGATACACGACCACGACGAACTCGTCGTCCGCGACTCCTTGGACGAACTCTACCAGGAACGCTGGAAGGGCGAGCGACACGCCCTCTGGGGCGAGCAACTGTCTCAGGCCATGTTGAAGCACATGCTCCACGCGACGACGATGAACCGCGACGGCGACCCCGCCGCCTCCGATTCGGCGGTCGACTTCGCCGCGTTCGACGTGGGCGCGTCGCCGTCGGCCGCGGCCGGCGGGACGACCGGGGACGACCCGGACCGCGCAGCGACGGACGGGGGACGGGAGGGAGAGAATGCCGATTCGTGA
- a CDS encoding FAD-dependent oxidoreductase: protein MTRNTDVVVVGGGATGAGVARDLALRGVDVTLVERGGLSSGTSGRSHGLLHSGARYAEADEVGARECIEENRILRDVAGECVRDTGGLFVQLPDDDPDYFEAKRAACEEIGIPVETLSPEEAREAAPGLSEDVVRAMEVPDAVVYPSRLVAANAADARANGATILTDAPVEDLRVEDGEVVGVDVGGAVDEEIRAERVVNAAGAWAGELAAMAGVDVEMRPTRGVMVSVEHEGLGPVLNRTRDPDDGDIVVPHDGEVVLGTTSVEVDDPDDYETAEWEVEQSRAECATMLPAVRDASEVRTWWGVRPLYAPDEDSRDGARGISRGFFVLDHAEEGVENFTSVVGGKLTTYRQMAEATADRVCESLGVEADCRTAEEQLPGADDPETLDSLVAEFGGAGPTDEDVVRQ, encoded by the coding sequence ATGACGCGAAACACGGACGTTGTCGTGGTGGGCGGCGGAGCGACGGGCGCGGGCGTCGCCCGCGACTTGGCGCTCCGCGGCGTCGACGTGACGCTGGTCGAACGCGGCGGTCTCTCCTCGGGGACGTCGGGCCGGTCGCACGGTTTGCTCCACAGCGGTGCCCGGTACGCCGAGGCCGACGAGGTGGGCGCCCGCGAATGTATCGAGGAGAACCGAATCCTCAGGGACGTCGCCGGGGAGTGCGTTCGGGACACCGGCGGCCTGTTCGTCCAACTCCCGGACGACGACCCGGACTACTTCGAGGCCAAGCGCGCCGCCTGCGAGGAGATCGGTATCCCGGTCGAGACGCTCTCGCCCGAGGAGGCCCGCGAGGCGGCGCCGGGTCTGTCCGAGGACGTCGTCCGAGCGATGGAGGTGCCCGACGCCGTCGTCTACCCCTCCCGCCTCGTCGCGGCCAACGCGGCCGACGCCCGCGCGAACGGCGCGACAATTCTGACGGACGCGCCCGTCGAAGACCTGCGCGTCGAGGACGGGGAGGTAGTCGGCGTCGACGTCGGCGGCGCCGTCGACGAGGAGATTCGGGCCGAACGGGTCGTCAACGCCGCCGGCGCGTGGGCGGGCGAACTCGCCGCGATGGCCGGCGTCGACGTCGAGATGCGCCCGACGCGGGGAGTCATGGTGTCGGTCGAACACGAGGGTCTCGGACCGGTGCTCAATCGTACCCGCGACCCCGACGACGGCGACATCGTCGTCCCGCACGACGGCGAAGTCGTCCTCGGGACGACGAGCGTCGAAGTCGACGACCCCGACGACTACGAGACGGCGGAGTGGGAGGTCGAACAGTCCAGAGCGGAGTGCGCGACGATGCTCCCGGCCGTCCGCGACGCCTCCGAGGTGCGGACGTGGTGGGGCGTCCGCCCCCTCTACGCGCCTGACGAGGATTCCCGCGACGGCGCCCGCGGCATCTCACGGGGGTTCTTCGTCCTCGACCACGCCGAGGAGGGCGTCGAGAACTTCACGAGCGTCGTCGGCGGGAAACTGACGACGTACCGGCAGATGGCCGAGGCGACGGCCGACCGCGTCTGCGAGAGTCTCGGCGTCGAGGCCGACTGCCGAACCGCCGAGGAGCAACTGCCCGGCGCGGACGACCCGGAGACGCTTGACTCCCTCGTGGCCGAGTTCGGCGGCGCGGGGCCGACGGACGAGGACGTCGTTCGGCAGTAA
- the dhaK gene encoding dihydroxyacetone kinase subunit DhaK, which translates to MKKLVNDPSDYVDEMLDGMLAAHPDRLRRLDGTKVLVRADAPVDGKVGVVSGGGSGHEPTHAGYIGDGMLDGAAAGEVFTSPTANELNEMVQACDAGEGVLCVVKNYEGDVMNFDTAAEMAEMEDAEVAQVVVDDDVAVEDSLYTSGRRGVCGTILVHKAVGAKAAAGASLEEVQAVGEKVVENVGTMGVALTSCVTPEKGEPTFDLGDEEIELGIGIHGEPGTERTGMMTADEVADHLTGKVLEDLDVESGEEVVTIVNGMGGTPQSELFIVNRRVQQILDEEGVETWDAWVGDYMTSLDMMGCSVTVCRVDDELKDLFEAEADTPALKR; encoded by the coding sequence ATGAAGAAACTCGTTAACGACCCATCGGACTACGTGGACGAGATGCTCGACGGGATGCTGGCGGCGCATCCCGATAGGCTCCGTCGTCTCGACGGGACGAAGGTGCTCGTCCGCGCCGACGCGCCGGTGGACGGGAAGGTGGGCGTCGTCTCCGGGGGCGGGAGCGGCCACGAACCGACGCACGCGGGCTACATCGGCGACGGGATGCTCGACGGCGCGGCGGCGGGCGAGGTGTTCACCTCCCCGACGGCGAACGAACTGAACGAGATGGTGCAGGCCTGCGACGCCGGCGAGGGCGTCCTCTGCGTCGTGAAGAACTACGAGGGCGACGTGATGAACTTCGACACGGCCGCGGAGATGGCCGAGATGGAGGACGCCGAGGTGGCGCAGGTAGTCGTCGACGACGACGTCGCGGTGGAAGACTCGCTGTACACCTCGGGTCGCCGCGGCGTCTGCGGCACCATCCTCGTCCACAAGGCCGTCGGCGCGAAGGCCGCCGCGGGCGCGTCCTTGGAGGAGGTACAGGCCGTCGGCGAGAAGGTCGTCGAGAACGTGGGGACGATGGGCGTGGCGCTCACCTCCTGTGTGACCCCCGAGAAGGGCGAACCGACGTTCGATTTGGGAGACGAGGAGATAGAACTCGGCATCGGCATCCACGGCGAACCCGGAACCGAACGCACCGGGATGATGACCGCCGACGAGGTGGCCGACCACCTCACCGGGAAGGTGCTGGAGGACCTCGACGTCGAGTCCGGGGAGGAAGTCGTCACCATCGTCAACGGGATGGGCGGCACCCCGCAGTCGGAACTGTTCATCGTCAACCGGCGGGTCCAGCAGATACTCGACGAGGAGGGCGTTGAGACGTGGGACGCGTGGGTCGGCGACTACATGACCTCCCTCGACATGATGGGCTGTTCGGTAACCGTCTGCCGCGTCGACGACGAACTGAAGGACCTGTTCGAGGCCGAGGCGGACACGCCGGCGCTGAAGCGCTGA
- a CDS encoding anaerobic glycerol-3-phosphate dehydrogenase subunit C produces the protein MSDAENPSNPTPDEQTDFEPVQVFDDETEMDLRPGADNCYKCTSCDTSCPVAEVDDDFPGPKFQGPEQWRLKRKDDEDIDDSITSCSNCMRCDNACPSSVPLSQMHNTARGEYVDEQMDKLSREYLRNRLLSNYRIMAEIGSKVPRLTNFALNNSLVQKFNEKVLGITAERDFPAFAEQTFREWWHERGGAQVSSEEKKIAYFHGCYSNYNTPEVAKALVRVFEKFGYEIAVPRQRCSGTPMFANGMLDDAGRAAEVNVSEFSDLIDEGYDVIASCTSCSMSLRQEYPELFEFHGTAEVSAHTYEAMEYLRIHEDLEAEIENASVEEQSFAYHAPCHARNQGLEHQAVELFRELDGVNIEDVGDSCSGISGTYGWKEEKYDTSMKIGEEMFDHMEHAEGNVGMTECPTCSMQMEHGTGYDIKHPLQLLEEALV, from the coding sequence ATGAGCGACGCAGAGAACCCATCGAACCCGACGCCAGACGAACAGACCGACTTCGAACCCGTGCAGGTGTTCGACGACGAGACAGAGATGGACCTCCGCCCCGGCGCCGACAACTGTTACAAGTGCACGTCGTGCGACACCTCCTGCCCCGTCGCGGAGGTGGACGACGACTTCCCGGGGCCGAAGTTCCAAGGCCCGGAACAGTGGCGCCTCAAGCGCAAGGACGACGAGGACATCGACGACTCCATCACCTCCTGTTCGAACTGCATGCGCTGCGACAACGCCTGCCCGTCGAGCGTCCCCCTGAGCCAGATGCACAACACGGCCCGCGGGGAGTACGTCGACGAGCAGATGGACAAACTGTCGCGGGAGTACCTGAGAAATAGACTGCTCTCGAACTACCGCATCATGGCGGAGATAGGCAGCAAGGTGCCCCGACTGACGAACTTCGCGCTCAACAACTCGCTCGTCCAGAAGTTCAACGAGAAGGTGCTCGGCATCACCGCCGAGCGCGACTTCCCCGCGTTCGCAGAACAGACGTTCCGCGAGTGGTGGCACGAACGCGGCGGCGCGCAGGTGTCCTCCGAGGAGAAGAAAATCGCCTACTTCCACGGCTGCTACTCGAACTACAACACGCCCGAGGTAGCGAAGGCGCTGGTGCGGGTATTCGAGAAGTTCGGCTACGAGATAGCCGTTCCCAGACAACGGTGTTCGGGCACGCCGATGTTCGCCAACGGGATGCTCGACGACGCCGGACGGGCCGCCGAGGTGAACGTCTCGGAGTTCTCGGACCTTATCGACGAGGGCTACGACGTTATCGCCTCCTGCACCTCCTGTTCGATGTCGCTGCGGCAGGAGTACCCCGAACTGTTCGAGTTCCACGGCACCGCCGAGGTGTCGGCGCACACCTACGAGGCGATGGAGTACCTCCGCATCCACGAGGACCTCGAAGCCGAAATCGAAAACGCCTCCGTGGAGGAGCAGTCGTTCGCCTACCACGCGCCGTGTCACGCCCGGAACCAGGGACTGGAGCACCAGGCGGTCGAACTGTTCCGCGAACTCGACGGCGTGAACATCGAGGACGTCGGCGACTCCTGCTCCGGAATCTCGGGGACGTACGGCTGGAAGGAGGAGAAGTACGACACCTCGATGAAAATCGGCGAGGAGATGTTCGACCACATGGAACACGCCGAGGGGAACGTCGGCATGACCGAGTGCCCGACGTGTTCGATGCAGATGGAGCACGGCACCGGCTACGACATCAAACACCCCCTCCAACTGCTCGAAGAAGCGCTGGTCTAG
- the glpB gene encoding glycerol-3-phosphate dehydrogenase subunit GlpB encodes MPIREDVLVVGGGLAAATAALAARETGKSVRLVAHKKSTLRQASGLIDVLGYVDGDGPRADPYGAMADLPDDHPYRLVGEEGVREGLRIFDDAVGDAYAGGHTDTNALVPTYGGTVKPTARYPNSVAPGLASIDEDALFVGFESTTDFSAPVVADHVVAAGVPFEARGVTIPFPIRFRDDARASRFARALDRDETTDDGRGVRRVLAEAVEEHLTDEERVGFPAMLGDDHDAEVREELESRLGVSVFEVPTGPPSLLGLKLEDRLFEALDEAGVRLSTGNPAVGYEADGDRIEAVYVDRKRKEIPYHAEQFVLATGGLVGKGIGSDRERVTEPVFDCYVPHSEDRYDWSESAAFGDHAFARFGVVPDEEMRPTTASGEPEFANLRAAGGVVGGADVAREKSASGVSLATAAVAGGRAGEEA; translated from the coding sequence ATGCCGATTCGTGAGGACGTGCTCGTCGTCGGCGGCGGCCTCGCCGCCGCGACGGCGGCCCTCGCGGCGCGGGAGACCGGAAAGTCCGTCCGCCTCGTCGCGCACAAGAAGAGCACGCTCCGGCAGGCCAGCGGGCTGATAGACGTGCTCGGCTACGTCGACGGCGACGGCCCCCGCGCGGACCCCTACGGCGCGATGGCCGACCTGCCCGACGACCACCCGTACCGCCTCGTCGGCGAGGAGGGCGTCAGAGAGGGCCTGCGCATCTTCGACGACGCCGTCGGCGACGCGTACGCCGGCGGTCACACCGATACGAACGCCCTCGTTCCGACCTACGGCGGGACGGTCAAACCGACGGCCCGATACCCGAACTCGGTCGCCCCCGGCCTCGCCAGCATCGACGAGGACGCCCTGTTCGTCGGCTTCGAGTCGACGACCGACTTCTCTGCGCCCGTCGTCGCCGACCACGTCGTCGCCGCGGGCGTCCCGTTCGAGGCGCGCGGCGTCACGATTCCGTTCCCCATTCGGTTCCGGGACGACGCCCGGGCGTCGCGGTTCGCCCGGGCGCTGGACCGGGACGAGACGACCGACGACGGCCGCGGCGTCCGCCGCGTCCTCGCGGAGGCCGTCGAGGAGCACCTGACGGACGAGGAGCGGGTCGGCTTCCCGGCGATGCTCGGCGACGACCACGACGCGGAGGTGCGCGAGGAACTCGAAAGTCGACTCGGCGTCTCCGTGTTCGAGGTGCCGACGGGGCCGCCGAGCCTCCTCGGTCTCAAACTGGAGGACCGACTGTTCGAGGCCCTCGACGAGGCGGGCGTCCGCCTGTCGACGGGCAACCCCGCGGTCGGCTACGAGGCCGACGGCGACCGCATCGAGGCGGTGTATGTCGACCGGAAGAGAAAGGAGATACCGTACCACGCCGAGCAGTTCGTCCTCGCGACGGGCGGACTCGTCGGCAAGGGCATCGGCTCCGACCGCGAACGCGTCACCGAACCCGTCTTCGACTGCTACGTCCCCCACTCGGAGGACCGGTACGACTGGTCGGAGTCGGCGGCGTTCGGCGACCACGCGTTCGCGCGGTTCGGCGTCGTCCCCGACGAGGAGATGCGACCCACGACGGCGAGTGGCGAACCGGAGTTCGCGAACCTCCGCGCGGCGGGCGGCGTCGTCGGCGGCGCGGACGTGGCCCGCGAGAAGTCCGCCAGCGGCGTCTCGCTGGCGACGGCCGCCGTCGCCGGCGGCCGCGCGGGCGAGGAGGCTTGA
- the glpK gene encoding glycerol kinase GlpK — protein MTEDTYIGAVDQGTTGTRFMVFDHGGRVVASAYKKHEQIYPEPGWVEHDPEEIWENTEAVIHDALDDGNLDASQLEAIGITNQRETTLVWDRESGRPIANAIVWQDRRTTDRVEALQDEGKEEWVREKTGLEPDAYFSATKAEWLLDNTDQIKLARMRPDDVRDRAEAGELMLGTIDSWLIYNLTGEHITDVTNASRTMLFNIHDMDWDEELLEEFNVPAEMLPEVRPSSDEATYGSTNADGFLGAEIPVAGALGDQQAALFGQTCYDAGDAKNTYGTGSFMLMNTGEEAVSSENGLLTTVGFQRSGEPVQYALEGSIFITGAAIEWLEDMTLIEDAAETEELARSVDSTDGVYFVPAFTGLGAPHWDQRARGTIVGMTRGTRREHVVRATLESIAFQTRDVAEAMESDSGIDLSSLRVDGGAVKNNYLCQLQANILDTDIVRPQVDETTALGSAYAAGLAVGYWSDLDELRDNWQVDREFSPDEGAENVDERYGRWIDAVERSRDWARDGGE, from the coding sequence ATGACAGAAGACACGTACATCGGCGCGGTAGACCAGGGTACGACGGGCACCCGTTTCATGGTGTTCGACCACGGCGGGCGGGTCGTGGCCAGCGCGTACAAGAAGCACGAACAGATCTATCCCGAACCCGGCTGGGTCGAACACGACCCCGAGGAGATCTGGGAGAACACCGAGGCGGTCATCCACGACGCTCTCGACGACGGGAACCTCGACGCCTCGCAGTTGGAGGCCATCGGCATCACCAACCAGCGCGAAACCACCCTCGTGTGGGACCGCGAGAGCGGCCGTCCCATCGCCAACGCCATCGTCTGGCAGGACCGACGCACCACCGACCGCGTCGAAGCCCTCCAGGACGAGGGCAAAGAAGAGTGGGTTCGCGAGAAAACGGGCTTAGAGCCGGACGCGTACTTCTCCGCGACCAAAGCCGAGTGGCTCCTCGACAACACCGACCAGATTAAACTCGCCCGCATGCGCCCCGACGACGTCCGCGATAGGGCCGAAGCCGGCGAGTTGATGCTCGGCACCATCGACTCCTGGCTCATCTACAACCTCACCGGCGAGCACATCACCGACGTCACCAACGCCTCCCGCACCATGTTGTTCAACATCCACGACATGGACTGGGACGAAGAGCTCTTAGAGGAGTTCAACGTTCCCGCCGAGATGCTCCCCGAAGTTCGTCCCTCTTCGGACGAGGCGACGTACGGGTCGACGAACGCCGACGGGTTCTTGGGAGCCGAGATTCCGGTCGCGGGGGCGCTCGGCGACCAGCAGGCCGCCCTGTTCGGCCAGACCTGCTACGACGCCGGCGACGCCAAAAACACCTACGGCACCGGCTCGTTCATGCTCATGAACACCGGCGAGGAAGCCGTCAGCAGCGAAAACGGTCTGCTCACCACTGTGGGCTTCCAGCGCTCGGGCGAACCCGTTCAGTACGCCCTCGAAGGCTCCATCTTCATCACGGGCGCGGCAATCGAGTGGCTCGAAGACATGACCCTCATCGAGGACGCCGCCGAAACCGAGGAACTCGCCCGCTCGGTGGACTCGACGGACGGGGTGTACTTCGTCCCCGCATTCACGGGCCTCGGCGCGCCCCACTGGGACCAGCGCGCCCGCGGCACCATCGTCGGGATGACCCGCGGCACCCGCCGCGAGCACGTCGTTCGCGCCACTTTGGAATCCATCGCCTTCCAAACCCGCGACGTCGCCGAAGCCATGGAGTCCGACAGCGGTATCGACCTCTCCTCGCTCCGCGTCGACGGCGGCGCGGTCAAGAACAACTACCTCTGTCAACTCCAAGCGAACATCCTCGATACGGATATCGTTCGGCCGCAAGTGGACGAGACGACGGCGCTGGGGTCGGCGTACGCGGCGGGGCTGGCGGTCGGCTACTGGAGCGACCTCGACGAACTCCGCGACAACTGGCAGGTCGACCGCGAGTTCTCCCCCGATGAGGGCGCCGAGAACGTCGACGAGCGGTACGGACGCTGGATCGACGCCGTCGAACGCTCCCGTGACTGGGCGCGCGACGGGGGCGAGTGA
- the dhaM gene encoding dihydroxyacetone kinase phosphoryl donor subunit DhaM, producing MIGLVVVSHSAKAAEGIRDIAAQMGGGDARIEPAGGDGDDGGEIGTNANRIGEAIDAADDGDGVVVLVDLGSAVMNTELALEMTDAEAVIADAPVLEGALNAAVEATSSKATLDSVVESAEDAREYHKLND from the coding sequence ATGATCGGACTCGTCGTCGTCTCGCACAGCGCGAAGGCGGCGGAGGGCATCCGCGACATCGCCGCGCAGATGGGCGGCGGCGACGCCCGCATCGAACCCGCCGGCGGCGACGGCGACGACGGCGGGGAGATAGGCACGAACGCCAACCGCATCGGCGAGGCCATCGACGCCGCGGACGACGGCGACGGCGTCGTCGTCCTCGTCGACCTCGGCAGCGCCGTGATGAACACCGAACTCGCCTTGGAAATGACCGACGCCGAGGCGGTCATCGCCGATGCGCCCGTCCTCGAAGGAGCGCTGAACGCCGCCGTCGAGGCAACGTCGTCGAAGGCGACGCTCGACTCGGTAGTCGAGTCCGCGGAGGACGCGCGCGAGTACCACAAGCTGAACGACTGA
- the dhaL gene encoding dihydroxyacetone kinase subunit DhaL: MVDESVQREALVAAVENVAARIESEKSHLTDLDSAIGDADHGNNMHRGFQAVAEKTDEFEGMDVDELVKTIGTTIIGNVGGAAGPLYGGSIMTASQELEGGITAETSVAFAEAYLEKVKDRGDAPVGAKTMVDALTPAVHTYKKSIEHDDLPPLTALAKAVDAAERGVNFTVPLRASKGRASFLGWRSVGHQDPGATSTLFILEEILDTASEYLEGETDAEAVAESVPDEDPEEAQE, from the coding sequence ATGGTAGACGAATCCGTTCAGCGAGAGGCGCTCGTGGCCGCCGTCGAGAACGTGGCGGCGCGCATCGAGTCGGAGAAGTCCCACCTCACGGACCTCGATTCGGCAATCGGCGACGCCGACCACGGCAACAACATGCACCGGGGCTTCCAGGCCGTCGCGGAGAAGACAGACGAGTTCGAGGGGATGGACGTCGACGAACTCGTCAAGACCATCGGGACGACCATCATCGGCAACGTCGGCGGCGCGGCCGGTCCGCTGTACGGCGGGTCCATCATGACCGCGAGCCAGGAACTCGAAGGCGGCATCACCGCCGAAACCTCCGTCGCCTTCGCGGAGGCGTACTTGGAGAAGGTGAAAGACCGCGGCGACGCGCCCGTCGGCGCGAAGACGATGGTCGACGCGCTGACGCCCGCCGTGCACACGTACAAAAAGTCCATCGAGCACGACGACCTGCCGCCGCTGACGGCCCTCGCGAAGGCCGTCGACGCGGCCGAACGCGGCGTCAACTTCACCGTCCCGCTACGGGCGTCGAAGGGCCGCGCGTCGTTCCTCGGGTGGCGGTCGGTCGGCCACCAGGACCCCGGCGCGACGAGCACGCTGTTCATCTTGGAGGAGATTCTCGACACCGCCTCGGAGTATCTGGAGGGTGAGACGGACGCCGAAGCGGTCGCCGAGTCGGTTCCCGACGAGGACCCCGAGGAGGCGCAGGAATGA